The Panthera leo isolate Ple1 chromosome C2, P.leo_Ple1_pat1.1, whole genome shotgun sequence genome window below encodes:
- the HIGD1A gene encoding HIG1 domain family member 1A, mitochondrial: MSTSTDVSLSSYDEDQGSKLIRKAREAPFVPIGMAGFAAIVAYGLYKLKSRGNTKMSVHLIHMRVAAQGFVVGAMTLGMGYSMYKEFWAKPKP; the protein is encoded by the exons ATGTCAACCAGCAcagatgtttctctttcttcatatgATGAAGATCAGGGATCTAAACTTATCCGAAAAGCTAGGGAGGCACCGTTTGTTCCCATCG GAATGGCAGGGTTTGCAGCAATCGTTGCGTATGGACTATATAAATTGAAGAGCAGGGGAAATACTAAAATGTCTGTTCATCTGATCCACATGCGCGTGGCAGCCCAAGGCTTTGTTGTGGGAGCAATGACTCTTG gtaTGGGCTATTCCATGTATAAGGAATTCTGGGCAAAACCTAAACCTTAG